From a single Paenibacillus sp. FSL W8-0426 genomic region:
- a CDS encoding DUF418 domain-containing protein: MKPKPPNGRIVGLDLARAIAIIGMIIVNYKLAMGAQDAGPNWLRISTGLFEGRASALFVILAGIGVSLMTARARTSGNEELLKASRKTLYRRASFLFVAGISLLGIGWSADILHYYALFIALSAHFLRLSDKKLLGWMVFVLITTCFQLLYFDYSYGWSADYHEYAGLWTWPGFVRNLLFNGFHPLFPWLAFFLLGLWLGRKDWLIRKEPRGRLLTIAASTAVVTEFCSGFLVRKLSSGLGAEAAQALFGSKPMPPNLIYVFAAAAWALTVLALCIQLAEQWKDRKSLQVLASTGQLSLTHYVAHVVIGLAPFQLLGILENGSVILSTIHACLFYAAAVAFSVYWNKRHSRGPLELLMRKWE; the protein is encoded by the coding sequence TTGAAACCGAAGCCGCCGAACGGAAGGATTGTCGGTCTGGATTTGGCGAGAGCCATTGCCATCATCGGCATGATCATCGTCAATTATAAACTGGCCATGGGAGCACAGGATGCAGGCCCGAATTGGTTGAGGATATCAACAGGGCTATTTGAGGGCAGGGCTTCCGCGCTGTTCGTGATCCTCGCCGGAATCGGGGTGTCGCTTATGACGGCCCGGGCGAGGACTTCCGGAAATGAGGAGCTGTTGAAGGCAAGCCGGAAGACGTTATACCGCAGGGCATCCTTTCTTTTCGTTGCTGGAATCAGCCTGCTGGGAATCGGCTGGAGCGCGGACATTCTGCACTACTACGCCTTATTTATTGCCCTGTCGGCGCACTTTCTCCGATTATCGGACAAAAAGCTGCTTGGATGGATGGTTTTTGTTCTTATAACAACGTGTTTTCAATTATTATATTTCGATTACAGTTACGGCTGGTCAGCGGATTACCATGAATATGCCGGGCTGTGGACATGGCCTGGATTCGTTCGCAACCTGCTGTTTAACGGATTCCATCCGTTATTTCCGTGGTTGGCGTTTTTTCTGCTCGGGTTGTGGCTCGGCCGGAAGGACTGGCTTATAAGGAAAGAGCCAAGAGGCCGCTTGCTCACAATTGCCGCGAGTACTGCGGTAGTGACTGAGTTCTGCTCCGGCTTTCTCGTTCGGAAATTGTCGTCTGGTTTGGGAGCTGAAGCGGCTCAGGCGCTGTTCGGCAGCAAACCAATGCCGCCAAACCTGATCTATGTCTTTGCCGCGGCCGCATGGGCACTGACTGTGCTTGCATTATGCATTCAATTGGCCGAGCAATGGAAGGACAGGAAGTCGCTCCAAGTATTGGCCAGCACGGGGCAGCTCTCCCTTACACATTATGTGGCCCACGTCGTGATCGGACTTGCCCCGTTTCAACTGCTGGGCATATTGGAGAATGGCAGCGTCATATTGTCGACCATTCATGCTTGCCTCTTTTACGCTGCCGCTGTCGCCTTTTCGGTGTATTGGAACAAACGCCATAGTCGCGGTCCGCTGGAGCTCTTGATGCGGAAATGGGAGTGA
- a CDS encoding MerR family transcriptional regulator — MKKEITISELAKLMRVSVHQIRYFEEKGVLFPAYMDDNQYRMYGMDEIYRLAHILLLRKTGLSVQAIRDWSEEGTPDDMRRLLRQSLSRMEAEMERLRTLSGFIHKLLDENERYGQEASFFEVVQRDPSVLSSWFETDIEADVDARMLAQRANPLPELFETDIHYVYEGGHRVRLCTEVQDTDGDVVLPAGEYLSYRFSIHDEEGLQQHFDQFQDFADRSSLVLTGPQILVERSYLSLFTQESIHYELLARVDRSGGDVMEPGTAHSWRGCSANENGMR; from the coding sequence GTGAAAAAGGAGATTACCATTAGCGAGCTTGCAAAACTGATGCGCGTGTCCGTCCATCAGATTCGTTATTTCGAGGAAAAGGGCGTGTTGTTTCCGGCTTACATGGACGACAATCAATATCGCATGTATGGCATGGACGAAATTTATCGGCTCGCACATATTTTGCTGCTGCGCAAAACGGGTTTGTCCGTGCAAGCGATCCGGGATTGGAGCGAAGAAGGAACCCCGGACGATATGCGGCGGTTGCTTCGGCAGTCTCTTTCCAGGATGGAAGCCGAGATGGAGCGATTGCGAACATTAAGCGGTTTTATCCACAAATTGTTGGACGAGAACGAGCGTTATGGGCAGGAGGCTTCTTTCTTCGAAGTTGTTCAGCGTGATCCATCTGTTCTGTCCTCGTGGTTCGAAACAGACATCGAGGCGGATGTCGATGCGCGCATGTTAGCCCAGCGGGCCAATCCGCTGCCAGAGCTGTTTGAAACGGACATTCATTACGTATATGAGGGAGGCCATCGCGTACGGCTGTGCACGGAAGTGCAAGACACGGACGGGGACGTGGTTCTCCCGGCTGGCGAATATTTGTCCTACAGGTTCTCGATTCATGACGAAGAAGGCCTGCAGCAACATTTTGACCAATTTCAGGACTTCGCTGACCGCAGCTCCCTTGTTCTAACCGGGCCGCAAATCCTTGTGGAGAGGTCGTATCTGTCACTGTTCACCCAAGAAAGCATACATTACGAGCTGCTAGCGCGAGTTGATCGCAGCGGCGGTGACGTTATGGAGCCCGGCACAGCACATTCATGGCGTGGTTGTTCGGCGAACGAGAATGGAATGAGATGA
- a CDS encoding GNAT family N-acetyltransferase, producing MISAKEVEIVEYEPAFAASVAKMWNMSQDSWGGDSTVRTEEQIIKEHQNSPYLHVFLAMVDDEVVGYCSFSHYKEDQGALYIPLLNVRPDYHGRKVGKRLILRALDETIKRGWPRLDLYTWAGNTKAVPAYKKCGFFWERRDDTTHLMNLIPSVLQTEAVKHYFDELDWYADSLREIVISPDGRQERGFDYFTYEWSKGSTYLKMEYERTGRGLRLIETEDYLIEASIPEQHELPFGAHYPIMYKAVNKSGKPLTVDVQSVSNAGISFDLQESMNVEQTGTIEGTYFVQPVEEDQNPFETHPVVEAELRINGKQATFKIGIEPKYPVKIKFHAPQLPLHAGQTYNLDLTVENEYAADGVFEFELPSDGILAFVQPTVRIAVPAKGRQSIAVKAELLEYGIWHHKVGIYSITDSEKKRVHQQKTSIVFQGIHAAFGGETEQEWMISNGLYSVRLGKSQPMISIYGGNKDVISLGFPSFGLPYSDAFEKKRAARVAWRHEGAMIMEADYEIASFHLNLTLVVQLHNNGVISRHFIVRNSDAAPERTEPIYMKEKFHFGLEGAIIPYQGQYVDAGQSPDAADKDYWELTQFTENWLYAKQGDHTRGITWPEGRQLTRENWLYGLEHELGLLPAENVAQTEPIRIAVGTWQDWRDFRAFALKGEKDTDLHTTAHLELIVNDRNPFIHGEAAARIVERKNTLLAGEIHVSSVKEGIVPVSQLVYEEEQRTVVALPLNAKPALEADIVSVRLDMEDYEVKRHRAVFPVTGDGVILQTEPSEHGDLCMADNGVLRIKASSVYAPALFSLQYHGQEWLESSYPQAGPKSWWNPWTGGITAGIIGMSESSLMKEPREVSFAEMKDSAGNAWSGIRMTVKVTHHAKYKGITMHHYFLMLPGAPVLASVVGIVQHTGAPLHPLHLIHYTSCQASRDIKDCRVYVQDQSGEGVVYKAGRVQMEVNSASGIIQYGSREREQRLMTVSHPGLESVETVINNELSFSVNIEKLFVPDRQGKMGKPHFCIISDLPAMQDAYADLQALRFDDANLK from the coding sequence ATGATCAGTGCAAAAGAAGTGGAAATCGTTGAATATGAGCCTGCCTTCGCTGCTTCCGTCGCAAAAATGTGGAATATGAGCCAGGACAGCTGGGGAGGCGACAGCACGGTCCGGACGGAGGAACAAATCATCAAAGAACACCAAAATAGCCCGTACCTCCACGTTTTTTTGGCCATGGTTGACGACGAGGTCGTCGGATACTGCAGTTTCTCCCATTATAAAGAAGATCAAGGAGCGCTTTATATTCCATTGTTGAACGTGCGCCCGGATTATCACGGCCGCAAAGTCGGAAAACGGCTTATATTGCGCGCGTTGGACGAAACGATCAAACGAGGTTGGCCGCGATTGGATTTATATACTTGGGCTGGAAACACCAAAGCCGTGCCTGCGTACAAAAAATGCGGATTTTTCTGGGAACGGCGGGATGACACGACGCATCTCATGAACCTGATCCCTTCGGTGCTCCAGACCGAGGCCGTGAAGCATTATTTCGATGAACTGGATTGGTATGCCGATAGCCTGCGGGAGATCGTCATCAGCCCGGATGGCCGCCAAGAACGCGGATTCGATTACTTCACTTACGAATGGAGCAAAGGCTCCACTTACCTCAAAATGGAGTACGAGCGCACGGGGCGCGGATTGCGCCTCATTGAAACCGAGGACTATTTAATTGAAGCAAGCATTCCCGAGCAGCATGAGCTTCCGTTTGGCGCCCATTATCCCATCATGTACAAAGCCGTAAACAAAAGCGGCAAACCGCTCACTGTAGATGTGCAGAGCGTTAGCAATGCCGGGATCAGCTTTGACTTGCAGGAGAGCATGAACGTTGAGCAAACCGGAACCATTGAGGGTACTTATTTCGTGCAGCCTGTGGAGGAAGACCAGAATCCCTTCGAAACGCATCCGGTGGTGGAAGCCGAACTTCGGATCAATGGCAAACAAGCGACGTTCAAAATCGGAATTGAGCCCAAGTATCCGGTAAAAATCAAGTTTCATGCCCCACAACTGCCCCTGCATGCAGGCCAAACGTACAACCTTGACCTGACCGTGGAGAACGAATACGCGGCAGATGGCGTGTTTGAATTCGAGCTGCCTTCGGATGGTATTCTCGCCTTCGTGCAGCCGACCGTTCGGATCGCAGTTCCGGCCAAAGGCAGACAGTCGATCGCGGTGAAGGCCGAGCTGCTCGAATATGGTATCTGGCATCATAAGGTAGGCATTTACAGTATAACGGACAGCGAAAAGAAACGGGTTCATCAGCAAAAAACAAGCATCGTTTTTCAGGGGATCCATGCGGCCTTTGGCGGAGAAACGGAACAGGAATGGATGATTTCCAATGGCCTTTATTCGGTCCGGTTAGGAAAATCCCAGCCGATGATCTCGATTTATGGGGGGAACAAAGATGTCATTTCACTTGGTTTCCCAAGCTTTGGTTTGCCGTATAGCGATGCTTTTGAGAAGAAACGGGCAGCGCGCGTTGCTTGGCGGCATGAAGGTGCCATGATCATGGAAGCCGATTATGAGATTGCTTCATTTCATCTGAATCTCACCCTCGTTGTGCAGCTGCATAATAACGGCGTGATCAGCCGTCATTTTATCGTTCGTAACAGCGATGCTGCACCTGAGCGTACGGAACCCATATATATGAAGGAAAAATTTCATTTTGGCTTGGAAGGCGCGATTATTCCGTATCAGGGACAATATGTGGATGCAGGTCAAAGCCCGGATGCCGCCGACAAAGATTATTGGGAACTGACCCAATTCACCGAGAATTGGCTATATGCTAAACAAGGAGACCATACAAGAGGCATCACATGGCCTGAAGGCAGACAGCTCACCAGAGAAAATTGGCTTTACGGACTTGAACATGAACTGGGGCTGCTCCCTGCGGAGAACGTTGCTCAGACCGAACCGATTCGGATCGCCGTGGGGACATGGCAAGATTGGCGCGATTTCCGTGCATTTGCGTTGAAAGGCGAGAAGGACACCGATCTGCATACAACGGCACATCTGGAGCTGATCGTCAACGATCGCAATCCATTTATTCATGGAGAGGCTGCCGCCCGTATTGTGGAACGGAAAAATACACTGTTGGCTGGCGAAATTCACGTTTCGTCTGTAAAGGAAGGCATTGTCCCGGTATCGCAACTCGTGTATGAGGAGGAACAACGCACCGTTGTGGCTTTGCCGTTAAACGCGAAGCCTGCACTGGAGGCCGATATCGTATCCGTCCGGCTTGATATGGAAGATTACGAAGTGAAACGGCATCGTGCGGTATTTCCGGTCACGGGAGACGGCGTAATCCTCCAGACAGAGCCATCGGAGCATGGCGATCTATGCATGGCCGACAATGGCGTTCTGCGGATTAAAGCCAGTTCCGTGTATGCACCGGCGCTCTTCTCTCTGCAATATCACGGGCAAGAATGGCTGGAGTCTTCCTACCCGCAGGCCGGGCCGAAGTCGTGGTGGAATCCATGGACCGGGGGAATTACGGCCGGAATCATCGGCATGTCCGAATCGAGCCTGATGAAGGAACCTCGCGAGGTTTCGTTTGCGGAAATGAAGGATTCGGCGGGCAATGCTTGGTCAGGTATCCGAATGACGGTGAAGGTTACTCATCATGCCAAATATAAGGGGATCACGATGCACCATTACTTCCTTATGCTTCCCGGCGCGCCTGTGCTGGCATCGGTCGTTGGCATCGTTCAGCATACGGGGGCTCCGCTGCATCCGCTGCACCTGATTCATTATACCTCCTGCCAGGCAAGCCGGGATATTAAGGATTGCCGCGTATACGTTCAGGATCAGTCCGGGGAAGGGGTCGTATACAAGGCTGGCCGGGTTCAAATGGAAGTGAATAGCGCCAGCGGCATCATTCAATATGGATCACGGGAAAGGGAGCAGCGCTTGATGACCGTTTCCCATCCCGGATTGGAATCGGTGGAAACCGTAATCAATAATGAGTTATCCTTTTCCGTGAATATCGAAAAATTGTTCGTTCCGGATCGTCAAGGAAAAATGGGCAAACCCCATTTTTGCATCATCTCGGATCTGCCCGCAATGCAGGACGCCTACGCGGATTTGCAGGCCCTTCGTTTCGACGACGCCAACCTGAAATAG
- a CDS encoding Cof-type HAD-IIB family hydrolase: MSQDKRKIVFIDIDGTLVGDDGIVPESAQQACRAARENGHLLYLCTGRSKAEIYDAIWDIGFDGLIGAGGGYVEIAGTPLYHKKVQPEDVRRMVDFFNEHDVDFYLESNSALYASRNLKARLEKLIYGDVGNDPAAREKMEKTPHPFIAGLTYGESDLYKDDVNKVSFLESRVPFEQIKKQFAGQFEVIQCTVPIFGKDSGEMMIPGIHKAVAIADLLEHHGWSVEDTMAIGDGMNDAEMLEFCSVGIAMGNAKPGLKEIADDITDTLDNDGLYNSFAKYGLI; encoded by the coding sequence ATGAGTCAGGACAAGCGCAAAATCGTATTTATCGATATCGACGGCACCTTGGTCGGGGATGACGGTATCGTGCCGGAGTCGGCACAGCAGGCTTGCCGTGCCGCGCGGGAGAATGGACATTTATTATATTTGTGCACAGGGCGTTCCAAAGCCGAAATTTACGACGCCATATGGGACATCGGGTTCGATGGACTGATCGGCGCAGGCGGGGGATATGTCGAGATCGCCGGCACGCCGCTGTATCATAAAAAAGTGCAGCCGGAAGACGTACGCCGGATGGTCGATTTTTTCAACGAACACGATGTGGACTTTTATTTGGAATCCAACTCGGCCTTATATGCGAGCCGCAACCTCAAGGCCCGGCTGGAAAAGCTGATCTACGGCGATGTCGGGAACGATCCGGCGGCCCGCGAAAAAATGGAAAAAACGCCGCACCCGTTCATCGCGGGCTTGACGTATGGCGAAAGCGACTTGTACAAGGATGACGTCAACAAGGTGTCTTTTTTGGAAAGCCGGGTACCTTTCGAGCAGATTAAGAAACAATTTGCAGGTCAATTCGAGGTCATCCAATGCACGGTGCCGATCTTTGGCAAAGACAGCGGGGAGATGATGATTCCCGGCATTCACAAGGCGGTGGCCATCGCCGATTTGCTGGAGCACCATGGTTGGTCCGTGGAGGACACAATGGCGATCGGAGACGGCATGAACGATGCCGAGATGCTCGAATTTTGCAGCGTGGGCATCGCCATGGGCAATGCCAAGCCGGGGCTCAAGGAAATTGCCGACGATATTACGGACACGTTGGATAATGACGGGCTGTACAACAGTTTTGCGAAATATGGCCTGATCTAG
- a CDS encoding MATE family efflux transporter, whose product MNTTWTHPLEKQSVQKAFLSYLVPSILGMLVIAFNFIIDGIMVGHKLGSTALAGIGIASPVYTLFVAMSLWIGMGGATLYSNYMGEKELLSARRIFTKSILIILIATAAIGLTAFSLREQLVYALGANAETFPYAADYMNVILLFGFVFTIENALTIFVRNDGGPRTSMYAQITFAAANIAINYLMLYVLEWGVRGVALGTIISASLALLVLLTHFLRKNNHLKFTRFKWSKKWLMAIVLIGFPSFLAELGMSVFSVAHNVSLDRLAGTDGVASFTVLNYIHGVVLLAFLGLASAAQPLVSYYYGAKQLDRVKLTLRIASGTALGFGVLLLVVVQIGASFFVQIFGSFSANVMDNAVYGLRIFTFAYLFMGINFVMSTYFQSVGNAKMAIWITAAREMIIMVTLIAILPAFSGVTGVWLAVPLSEMLVLLTIGIYYRKRSTHERLTGLTMSD is encoded by the coding sequence ATGAACACGACATGGACGCATCCCTTGGAAAAACAATCGGTACAGAAAGCTTTCCTGAGCTACCTCGTGCCTTCCATCCTGGGCATGCTGGTCATCGCATTCAACTTTATTATCGACGGCATCATGGTTGGGCACAAACTCGGCTCCACCGCGCTTGCAGGCATCGGCATCGCCTCGCCCGTCTATACGCTGTTCGTAGCCATGTCGCTATGGATCGGGATGGGCGGCGCAACGCTGTACTCCAACTATATGGGAGAGAAAGAGCTTCTCTCCGCCAGACGGATTTTCACGAAATCCATTCTGATCATTCTGATCGCCACTGCAGCGATCGGGCTGACCGCCTTCTCGTTGAGGGAGCAGCTGGTCTACGCGCTTGGCGCCAATGCGGAAACGTTCCCGTATGCGGCCGATTACATGAACGTCATCCTGTTGTTCGGATTCGTGTTCACCATCGAAAACGCATTGACCATTTTCGTGCGCAACGACGGAGGTCCGCGAACATCGATGTACGCGCAGATAACCTTTGCCGCGGCAAACATCGCCATCAATTACCTCATGCTGTACGTATTGGAATGGGGTGTACGCGGCGTTGCGCTGGGTACGATCATTTCCGCGTCCTTGGCGCTGCTCGTGTTGTTGACCCATTTTCTCAGAAAAAACAATCATCTCAAGTTCACTCGCTTCAAATGGAGCAAAAAATGGCTGATGGCCATCGTGCTGATCGGGTTCCCGAGCTTTTTGGCAGAATTGGGCATGTCCGTCTTTTCCGTCGCCCATAACGTTTCGCTCGATCGGCTGGCAGGCACGGACGGCGTCGCCTCTTTTACGGTGCTGAACTACATCCATGGCGTCGTGCTCCTGGCCTTCCTCGGCTTGGCTTCGGCGGCGCAGCCGCTGGTCAGTTATTATTATGGTGCCAAACAGTTGGACCGGGTCAAGCTGACGCTGCGGATCGCGTCCGGCACGGCGCTGGGGTTCGGCGTATTGCTGCTCGTCGTCGTACAGATCGGCGCATCCTTTTTTGTGCAGATCTTCGGCAGTTTCAGCGCGAACGTGATGGACAACGCGGTTTATGGACTGCGTATCTTTACCTTTGCTTACCTGTTCATGGGCATTAACTTCGTCATGAGCACATACTTCCAGTCCGTCGGCAACGCCAAAATGGCCATCTGGATTACGGCCGCGCGCGAAATGATCATTATGGTTACGCTGATCGCGATCCTGCCCGCATTTTCCGGGGTTACCGGCGTATGGCTGGCAGTGCCGCTGTCCGAAATGCTTGTCCTGCTGACCATCGGCATCTATTACCGCAAACGTTCAACTCATGAAAGGTTAACGGGCTTAACGATGAGCGATTAA
- a CDS encoding RNA polymerase sigma factor, with product MDVQFLEQAREIDNHTLSQIMDEYGNDVWNYAYFLTRSAEQADELSQEVFIRAYLGISQFRGQCSLKTWLLTITRNTTFTYRKSKFFRSSQWGGILPMENGEAERGGLMSIPEMQAHPSAEAEAIRREHVHEIWDVVMSLPDKFRELLLLHLKYELTLAEIAEMLDISIGTAKSRLSRAKAKVRKRWEERDE from the coding sequence TTGGATGTTCAATTTTTGGAGCAGGCCAGAGAGATCGACAATCACACGCTCAGCCAGATCATGGACGAGTACGGGAACGACGTGTGGAACTATGCCTACTTTCTGACGAGGAGTGCCGAACAGGCAGATGAGCTTTCGCAGGAAGTGTTTATTCGGGCTTACTTGGGCATCTCCCAATTTCGCGGGCAATGCTCGTTGAAGACATGGCTGCTGACCATAACCAGAAACACGACCTTTACATACCGAAAATCGAAGTTTTTTCGCAGCAGCCAGTGGGGAGGCATTTTGCCGATGGAAAACGGAGAAGCGGAAAGGGGCGGATTAATGTCTATTCCCGAAATGCAGGCGCATCCCTCCGCAGAAGCTGAAGCCATTCGGCGGGAGCATGTGCATGAAATCTGGGATGTGGTCATGTCTTTGCCGGACAAATTCAGGGAGCTGCTGCTGCTCCATCTGAAGTATGAACTGACGCTGGCCGAAATTGCGGAGATGCTGGACATCAGCATCGGGACGGCCAAATCAAGACTGTCGCGCGCAAAAGCGAAAGTACGGAAACGATGGGAGGAACGAGACGAATGA
- a CDS encoding class I SAM-dependent methyltransferase: protein MKENKYDEPSFFASYSEMPRSKEGLEAAGEWHELRTMLPVLAGKKVLDLGCGFGWHCRYAREQGAASVVGIDLSENMLRRARELSGDSGIEYRRMAIEDVGPELGTFDVVISSLALHYVQHLAPVYARIRECLHPGGWLVLSTEHPIFTARAEQDWHYGPQGELQHWPVDHYQDEGVRETHFLSEPVLKYHRTLATQLNELIQAGFEIRRVEESKPSPEMMERVPGMRDENRRPMFLMIAATKS, encoded by the coding sequence ATGAAAGAAAACAAGTATGATGAACCTTCCTTCTTCGCGAGTTATAGTGAAATGCCTCGTTCCAAGGAAGGATTGGAGGCAGCGGGTGAATGGCATGAGTTGCGCACCATGCTGCCCGTGCTGGCCGGGAAAAAAGTGCTGGACCTCGGCTGCGGTTTTGGCTGGCACTGTCGCTATGCGCGAGAGCAAGGGGCAGCCTCGGTGGTCGGCATTGATTTGTCTGAAAACATGCTGCGGCGTGCACGCGAATTAAGCGGTGATTCTGGGATTGAATACCGACGGATGGCTATTGAAGACGTAGGTCCAGAACTGGGGACGTTTGATGTAGTGATCAGTTCTCTTGCCTTGCATTATGTACAGCACCTGGCCCCCGTGTATGCTCGCATTCGGGAGTGCCTTCATCCCGGCGGGTGGTTGGTGTTATCTACCGAACATCCAATCTTCACTGCTCGCGCGGAGCAGGATTGGCATTACGGTCCACAAGGAGAACTGCAGCATTGGCCTGTCGATCACTATCAGGATGAAGGGGTGCGTGAAACTCATTTTTTGAGCGAACCGGTCCTGAAATATCACCGTACGCTAGCGACACAGTTGAATGAACTGATCCAGGCTGGCTTTGAGATTCGTCGGGTAGAAGAGTCCAAACCTTCACCTGAAATGATGGAGCGTGTGCCGGGCATGCGAGACGAGAATCGTCGTCCGATGTTTCTGATGATTGCTGCGACCAAATCATGA
- the nspC gene encoding carboxynorspermidine decarboxylase has translation MRFEQLPTPCFVVDEALIEKNLKILNGVMQRTGAKIVLAQKAFSMTAMYPLIGEYLSGATASGLYEARLGHEEMGKENHVFAPAYREDEIDEIISICDHIIFNSFSQLAKFKDKALQAGRKVGLRINPECSTQVGHEIYDPCSPGSRFGAKHEDFRAELLDGVSGLHFHTLCQQNSDDLETTLNAVEEKFGQWLPQMEWINFGGGHHITREDYDIPRLEACIKRMQEKYNLEVYLEPGEAVALNAGFLVTSVLDFHRNGMDIAILDTSATCHMPDVLEMPYRPPLVGSGEAGEKPYLYRLGGQTCLSGDVIGDYSFDQPLKEGDRLVFEDMAIYSMVKTNTFNGMPLPAIAVRRKDGDCEVVRQFGYEDFKTRLA, from the coding sequence ATGCGGTTCGAGCAATTACCGACACCATGTTTTGTTGTTGACGAAGCACTGATCGAGAAAAACCTGAAAATCCTGAACGGTGTCATGCAGCGTACTGGCGCGAAAATCGTGCTGGCTCAGAAGGCGTTCTCCATGACGGCGATGTATCCGCTCATCGGAGAATACCTGAGCGGCGCAACCGCAAGCGGGCTGTACGAAGCTCGTTTGGGCCATGAGGAAATGGGCAAAGAGAATCATGTCTTTGCCCCGGCCTATCGCGAGGACGAGATCGATGAGATCATCTCGATCTGTGACCACATTATTTTCAATTCGTTTTCGCAGCTGGCGAAGTTCAAAGATAAGGCGCTTCAGGCTGGCAGAAAAGTAGGGCTGCGCATTAACCCGGAATGCTCGACCCAGGTCGGCCACGAAATCTACGATCCTTGTTCCCCGGGTTCCCGTTTCGGGGCCAAACACGAAGATTTCCGCGCCGAGCTGCTGGACGGTGTCTCCGGACTGCACTTCCACACCTTGTGCCAGCAAAATTCCGACGATCTGGAGACGACGCTGAACGCGGTGGAAGAGAAGTTCGGACAATGGCTGCCGCAAATGGAATGGATCAACTTCGGCGGAGGGCATCACATCACGCGCGAAGATTACGACATTCCGAGATTGGAAGCCTGCATCAAACGTATGCAGGAGAAATACAACCTGGAAGTATATCTGGAGCCGGGTGAAGCTGTTGCACTGAACGCGGGTTTCCTGGTCACTTCCGTATTGGATTTCCACAGAAACGGCATGGACATCGCCATTCTCGACACATCGGCGACATGTCATATGCCGGACGTACTGGAAATGCCGTACCGCCCACCGCTTGTCGGTTCGGGAGAAGCAGGCGAGAAGCCGTACCTGTACCGTTTGGGCGGGCAAACTTGCCTGTCTGGCGACGTGATCGGCGATTATTCGTTCGATCAGCCGCTGAAAGAAGGCGACCGTCTGGTATTCGAAGACATGGCGATCTATTCCATGGTCAAAACGAATACGTTCAACGGCATGCCGCTGCCAGCTATCGCTGTTCGCCGAAAAGACGGCGATTGCGAAGTGGTTCGCCAATTTGGCTATGAAGATTTCAAAACGAGATTGGCCTGA
- a CDS encoding amidohydrolase family protein, whose translation MKIIDAHIHYSNIAAFKETAQLQASIEYTSKGLLEEFRNAGVIAGVGMGVTETEEGLFPDAAARNPMLLDLEPLLPDNIYTCVGINPLTLHQDGQIEALEQSLRSERVVGIKLYAGYYHFNVGDEIYDPVYRLASAYELPIVIHGGLTYSDHGLLKYSHPLSMEETFMKHRNLTFMICHLGDPWVMDTAALLEKNPNLYADLSGWIVGDAAKVERLQREQTYVDHFKRAIVFAEKYDRLVFGTDWPLVPLEPYIRFVQNLIPEQHWEDVFYNNALRVFPRLQQALASNE comes from the coding sequence ATGAAAATCATTGATGCGCATATTCACTACTCCAACATTGCGGCGTTCAAAGAAACTGCACAGCTGCAGGCATCCATCGAATATACTTCGAAAGGCCTGCTGGAGGAGTTCAGGAACGCCGGCGTGATTGCCGGGGTAGGCATGGGCGTGACGGAAACGGAAGAAGGCTTGTTTCCAGACGCAGCAGCCCGCAATCCGATGCTTCTTGATCTGGAGCCGTTGTTGCCGGATAACATATACACATGCGTCGGCATCAATCCGCTAACCTTGCATCAGGATGGTCAAATCGAAGCGCTGGAGCAATCCCTGCGTTCCGAACGCGTGGTGGGGATCAAGTTATATGCGGGATATTACCATTTTAACGTCGGCGACGAGATTTACGACCCGGTATATCGCTTGGCTTCCGCTTATGAGCTTCCCATCGTCATTCATGGAGGGCTGACGTATTCGGATCACGGGTTGTTGAAATACTCCCATCCGCTCTCGATGGAAGAGACGTTCATGAAACACCGCAACCTGACCTTTATGATATGCCATCTCGGTGATCCGTGGGTGATGGATACGGCGGCTTTGCTCGAGAAAAATCCGAATCTTTATGCCGATCTGTCCGGCTGGATTGTCGGAGATGCGGCAAAGGTGGAACGATTGCAGCGCGAGCAGACGTACGTGGACCATTTCAAACGCGCCATCGTCTTTGCCGAGAAGTATGACCGTCTCGTGTTTGGCACGGACTGGCCGCTGGTTCCGCTTGAACCATATATTCGGTTCGTACAGAACCTGATTCCCGAGCAGCACTGGGAAGATGTATTTTATAACAATGCACTGCGCGTGTTTCCAAGACTTCAGCAGGCACTGGCGTCTAATGAATAG